The sequence below is a genomic window from Clostridium sp. BJN0001.
AGAATTTTTAGGAGAACCTGCTATTATTACAACTATTGCAAGTATTATATTAATAAGATTAAAACTCGTAAATAAATTTGCCCTAAGTATCTGCCATATTGTTCGTGATGGTGCTTTTGGTATATAATTTACTTTGCCATCTTTTATAAGGCGCTTAACTTCTTCATCGTTAAGTCCCTTTATATTAAATTTTTTTAATTTTTTATCTTCTAAAGTCAATATTTTTTCCTTTCCCTAATTAATACTTTATATAATATAAGCTTACATATTTATATTATATCCAATTTTAATTATTTTTGTCTTAATTAATACTTAAACTTTTAAATTAATAAAATATATAATATAATTTTTATACTGGGTATTATAAAGTTATGAGATATTTTCTACTAAAGGATGTGTAAAATAATGATAAGAAACATTATATTTTTCCCATTACTACTACTTAGTCTAGTTTTAGTATCAATCCCTATACCTTTAATCAAATACTATGAACGTAAGGGACTTAACGAAAAAAAATTAAAATTTGTTCATAAATATACCTCAAAATGGGCAAACTTCGTAATAAGGATTACTGGAGCTGAGGTAACAGTAAAAGGTCTTGAAAATATACCTAAAAATCAGACAATATTATTTGTTGCTAATCATCAAAGCGATTTTGACATTCCTCTTTTAATAAGCTCAATAGACGTTCTAAAAGGATTTATAGCTAAAAAAGAAATGGAAACTTGGCCTATTATAAGCACATGGATGAAATTATTAAACTGTGTATTTATGGATAGAAGCAATTTAAGACAATCTGCCCATTCAATTATGCAGGGAGTTACTAATTTAAAGAATGGATATTCTATGGTAATTTTCCCAGAAGGTACTAGAAGTAAAGGAGGTCCTGTCGGAGACTTTAAAGGTGGCAGTTTTAAATTAGCTACTAAATCAAAATGTCCGATTGTGCCTATTACAATAAATGGATCTAGTAATCTATTTGAAGGAAATAATAATAAAATACATTCTGCAAAGGTAAATCTTATAATTCATGCTCCAATTTATGTTACTAATTTATCAAAAGAAGAAGAGGAAAATTTAAAAATAACAGTAAGAAACACAATTATATCAGGAATGTAATCTTTAATAAACTTATTCTTTCTTAATTCCTTATTTAATGGTATAATGGTATGATATGACTGATAATAAATCACACAATTTAAAGTATAGAAACGAGGATAATTAATGAACGAAAATACATTTAAAGATCTTGGTCTTAATGAATCCATTTTAAAGGCAGTTACTGATCTAGGATTTACTAAACCATCACCTATTCAGGAAAAAAGTATACCTGCAGCACTTACCGGAGCAGACCTTATTGGGCAGGCACAAACAGGTACAGGAAAAACAGCAGCATATGGTTGTCCTATTCTTAATAATATTAAAAATTATGATAATAATGGAATAAAGGCACTTATTATAGCTCCTACAAGAGAACTCGCTGTTCAAGTAAAAGAAGAACTCGGAAAGCTTTCTAAATATGAAAAGGTAAATACTTTAGCAGTTTATGGAGGAGACTCTATTGAAAGGCAGATAAGAAGTTTAAAAAAGGGAAATATTGATATTGTTGTTGGAACTCCAGGAAGACTTCTTGATTTAATAAAAAGAAAATGTCTACATCTTGAACATATAAAACATCTTGTTCTTGATGAAGCAGATGAAATGCTCAATATGGGATTTATTGAGGATATTGAATCAATATTAATACATACTCCACAAGACAGACAGACTCTTCTATTTTCTGCAACAATGCCAGATCCTATTGCTAAAATAGCTAAAAAATATATGAAGGCAGATGCAGAAACAATAAAAATAAAGAAGAAATCACTTACTGTATCAAAAATTAAGCAAAGTTATTTTATGGTCAACAACAAACATAAGTTCGAAGCATTATGCAGAATACTTGATTTGGATGATCCAAAATGTGCAATTATTTTCTGCAGAACAAAAAGAGGCGTTGATGAACTTGTTCTTCAGCTTCAAGCAAAAGGATATATGGTTGAAGGAATGCATGGTGATATGACACAGACTCATAGACTTGCAACTCTTGATAAATTTAAAAAAGGTGCTTTAAGCATACTTATTGCAACTGATGTTGCTGCAAGAGGAATTGATGTTGAGGATGTTACACATGTAATAAACTATGATCTTACACAAGATGTTGAATCTTATGTACATAGAATAGGAAGAACAGGAAGAGCAGACAAAGATGGTATTGCGTATTCGCTTATAACACCAAAAGATTTCTCAATGCTTAAACAGATTCAGAAATATACTAAGAGTGAAATTAGCCAAATTCCTGTACCTACTGCTAAAGAAATTGCAGAGAAAAAATCTCTTAAAATTATATCTGATGTGGAAGAAGCTGTTAAAAAGGACGAATTTTCAAAGTTTATTCCAGCTGCATCAAATCTTTTGGAAAAATATAATCCTGAAGATATAATAGCATCACTTTTAAAGATTAAATATGATGAACTTAACATTTTTGAATACACTTCTAATAAACTCGATTCTCCAGCTGCTAGCAAAAATGAAACTCGTTTATTTTTCTCAGTTGGAAAAAGAGATAGAATTAATCCAAAGATGTTAATAAAATTCATAATAGAAAAAACAAGTATAAATTCTTCATTAATAGGACAAATAGATCTTATGGATAACTTCTCTTTTGTAAGCGTTGATTCAAAGGCTTCTGAGAAAATCTTAAATAAATGTCCTGGTAAAAAATTAAATAACAAAAAAGTAAATGTAGAAATTGCTAATAAAAAAAGAAAATAAGCTAATAAAACAGGCAGTTTATTATAGATTAAAATCTATAATAAACTGCCTTTAATTTAATAGAATCTTTATTTATTTCCTTCAATATAATCAACATCTACTACATTATTAGAACTTTCAATAGCTGCATATTTTTTAGGCATTAATATTTTTAGTACTCCATTATCAATAGACTTGACAAGCTTTGAAGTATCTATATCCTCTATATTATTAAAATCTTTGCTATATCTACGCTTTATATATTTAGGATAGTAGTAGTCATCATTTTCTTGTTCTATTTTATTTAGATTGATAGTAATGATTCCTGGATCATATTTTATACTGACTTCCCTTAAATCAATTCCAGTCAAATCTATAGTGAGTATATACATATCTCTATGTTTCTGAAGATCAATGAATGTATCATCATAAGATATCCTTGGAATAGACTCCTTATATTCATCATGAAACGTGTCTTCATTGTAAGGATAATTTGAGTAACCACTTATAAATATATTTATATCCACACTTCCTATAACAGAACTAAAAAGATCCGATAATCCATTCAGTCCTGATCCAAAAGGAAATAATCCAAACATTTTAAACCTTCCCTAAAAATACTATCTCTTTAATATATTATTTTTAAAGGTAAATTTTGTTCGTATATTTTATATAGCTGAATTTCCTCTTTCACCTGTTCTGATCCTTACACATTCTTCTATATTTGTTACAAATATTTTTCCGTCTCCAACTTCACCTGTTCGTGCCACTTCTGAAATTAATTTTATGACTTCTTCTAAACGTTCATCTTCAATTACTATTTTTACTTCGATTTTAGGAAGCACATTTGTTATTACTTCACTACCTCTATAATATTCTTTCCAGCCATGCTGTTGGCCACATCCCATTACTTGACTTATTGTAACACCATTTATCTTATTTTTCTTTAAAGCATCTTTTATCTCAACAAGTTTTTCAGGTCTTATAATTGCCTCAATTCTTTTCATTTCGAATTTCCTCCTGATTTTAATCTAATCCATTAAATGCAGGATAAGCAGATTCACCATGTTCACATACATCAAGTCCACTTGCCTCTTCATGCTGTCCTACACGTATATCCATAAATAATTTTATAACTTTTATTATAATAAATGTCATAACGCCTGCAAATACGATTGTAAAAACTATACTTATTATTTGAGCCACAAATAAATGATAATCTCCATATATTAATCCATTCCATGTAGCTACATCATTAACAGATTTATTTGTAAATATTCCAGTAGCAATACCTCCCCATACTCCTCCTATTCCATGGCATCCAAATGCATCTAAAGAATCATCATATCCAAATTTATTCTTTATCTTTCCCATGAATAAGAAACATATTGGAGATACTAGTGCTCCAATTATAATTGATGACCATATTGGTACAAAACCTGCACCAGGTGTAATAGCTACAAGTCCAACAACACATCCAGTTGCAGCTCCAAGTAACGTTGGTTTTCCATGTTTAACTTTTTCAATAAGCATCCATGTAAGCATTGCAGCACCAGCTGAAGTATTTGTAGTCATAAACGCATGAGCAGCTAACGGACTTGCAGAAAGAGCACTTCCAGCGTTAAATCCAAACCATCCGAACCATAAAATAGACGATCCAAGTACAACTAAAGGAATATTATGAGGCTTATATGAAACCATTCCATATCCCCTTCTCTTTCCAAGCATAATACATGCAACAAGCGCAGAAATTCCTGAACTTATATGTACAACATTTCCTCCAGCAAAATCAAGTGCTCCAAGTTCTTTTAAAAATCCGCCTACTCCCCATACCATGTGAGCAAGAGGATAATATACAACAATAAGCCATATAGTTATAAAAATAAACAAAGCTGAAAATTTCATTCTTCCAGTAAGCGCTCCTGTTATAAGTGCAGGTGTTATAATACTGAACATCATCTGAAATATAGCAAATAAAAGCTGAGGAATATTAGATGCATAATCTGCATTAACTTCTGCCCCAACTCCATTAAGTCCAATAAAATTAAATCCTCCTATAATTCCATGAAAATCAGTACCAAATGATAAAGAATAACCTATAATAACCCAAAGTACAGATGCAAGTCCGCAAATAAAAAATGAATTCATTATAGTATTTAGTACATTCTTTCTTCTAACCATTCCACCATAAAAGAAAGCAAGTCCTGGTGTCATAAAAAATACAAGTGCTGATGAAATTAGTATAAAAGCACAATCACCTAAATTAATATTCATTAAAAAAACCTCCGAATTCCGCATATTAATTCTATGGAAATTTATGTATAAATTTCAATAAAAAAAGAGCCCAAAAGGAGATAACCCTTTTTGAACTCCATTGTTCTCTTTCATTTTATATAGTATAGTAAGTCATCATCTCTTGTCAATAACTTTTTTAAAACCTATTCTTTTTAAGTAATTTTAGATACTTTATTTAAATTCTTAGCTTAATATTTAATTTTTATTTATTTTATTATTTTTTGTAATATTAAAAAACTCTTATACTAAAACTAGTTCAGTATAAGGTTTTTTAGTCAGTTATTCTATTTAATTATTTATTTCAAATGATTCACAATCAGTACATTGATCCATTTTAGGACTAGCTTCATGAGTTCCTATTTGAATTTCGTTTAATGTACAATACTGCTCAGATCCATCATGATACTTGCAGTTGTGAACTGAACATTTTATGCTTTGATTTATACTCATTTATATCAACTCCTTATTATTTTTTACAATAAGTAGTTTATACTTTTTCGTATATTTTATTCATTCTATTTTAAAATTCTATCTAATTCTTTTTTAAGATCATCTGTAATATTTACAAGAGGAAGTCTTACCTCATCACTATCTATAAGACCTAATTCCTTTAAACAATATTTAAGTGGTGTTGGATTAGGCTCACTAAATAACATTGGTATAAATTTATATAATTGTTTCCATTTTACTAATGCCGCTTTTAAATCATTTTTCTTAACTAAATTAAATACATCTATAAATTCCTTTGTTCTAAGACTTGCAGATGCCATTATTCCTCCATCTCCGCCCAGTGCAAGTGTTGTATAAAATAATGCATCTTCACCAGTAAGAACTGAAAAATCATCTGGTTTATTAAGTAAAAATTCTGTAGACTGTTTTATATCTCCTGAACAATCTTTCATACCTACCACATTTTTTAGCTTTGAAAGTTTATACAAAGTTTCATTTTCAATATTAATGCCTGTTCTATATGGTATATTATAGATAAGCATATTTAAATCAGTTGATTCAGAAATTGCTTTAAAATGCTCATATATTCCTCTTTGACCAGGTCTTGAATAATATGGAGCTACAGACAATATTCCGTCCACCTTACTATTTTCAGCTATCTTTAATTTTTTTATAACTGTGCTCGTATTGTTTCCACCAAGTCCTACTATAACCGGTACTCTTCCTTTATTATATTCCATTGTTTTTTCTAAAATTTCCTGATATTCATCATCAAGAATAGTTGGACATTCTCCGCTTGTCCCAAGAGGAATTAAACCACTAACCCCTTGATTTATATAATAATCTACAATTTGTTTGTATGATTTAAAATCAACTTTTCCTTCCTTAAATGGCGTTATTAACGGTATAAATACTCCTTCAATCTTCATAAATATTACTCTCCTATTTCTAAAATTTTAAATAAGAAAACCCGCCACAAATACTGACGGGTAGAGTTTTACTGCATAAGTAGCAAAATAGAATTTTACTATTCCTTTTGTAGCTCTCCACTTTCGTGACAGTTATGCACATATTAT
It includes:
- a CDS encoding DEAD/DEAH box helicase, whose translation is MNENTFKDLGLNESILKAVTDLGFTKPSPIQEKSIPAALTGADLIGQAQTGTGKTAAYGCPILNNIKNYDNNGIKALIIAPTRELAVQVKEELGKLSKYEKVNTLAVYGGDSIERQIRSLKKGNIDIVVGTPGRLLDLIKRKCLHLEHIKHLVLDEADEMLNMGFIEDIESILIHTPQDRQTLLFSATMPDPIAKIAKKYMKADAETIKIKKKSLTVSKIKQSYFMVNNKHKFEALCRILDLDDPKCAIIFCRTKRGVDELVLQLQAKGYMVEGMHGDMTQTHRLATLDKFKKGALSILIATDVAARGIDVEDVTHVINYDLTQDVESYVHRIGRTGRADKDGIAYSLITPKDFSMLKQIQKYTKSEISQIPVPTAKEIAEKKSLKIISDVEEAVKKDEFSKFIPAASNLLEKYNPEDIIASLLKIKYDELNIFEYTSNKLDSPAASKNETRLFFSVGKRDRINPKMLIKFIIEKTSINSSLIGQIDLMDNFSFVSVDSKASEKILNKCPGKKLNNKKVNVEIANKKRK
- a CDS encoding lysophospholipid acyltransferase family protein codes for the protein MIRNIIFFPLLLLSLVLVSIPIPLIKYYERKGLNEKKLKFVHKYTSKWANFVIRITGAEVTVKGLENIPKNQTILFVANHQSDFDIPLLISSIDVLKGFIAKKEMETWPIISTWMKLLNCVFMDRSNLRQSAHSIMQGVTNLKNGYSMVIFPEGTRSKGGPVGDFKGGSFKLATKSKCPIVPITINGSSNLFEGNNNKIHSAKVNLIIHAPIYVTNLSKEEEENLKITVRNTIISGM
- a CDS encoding DUF1540 domain-containing protein is translated as MSINQSIKCSVHNCKYHDGSEQYCTLNEIQIGTHEASPKMDQCTDCESFEINN
- a CDS encoding Hsp20/alpha crystallin family protein codes for the protein MFGLFPFGSGLNGLSDLFSSVIGSVDINIFISGYSNYPYNEDTFHDEYKESIPRISYDDTFIDLQKHRDMYILTIDLTGIDLREVSIKYDPGIITINLNKIEQENDDYYYPKYIKRRYSKDFNNIEDIDTSKLVKSIDNGVLKILMPKKYAAIESSNNVVDVDYIEGNK
- the dapA gene encoding 4-hydroxy-tetrahydrodipicolinate synthase — translated: MKIEGVFIPLITPFKEGKVDFKSYKQIVDYYINQGVSGLIPLGTSGECPTILDDEYQEILEKTMEYNKGRVPVIVGLGGNNTSTVIKKLKIAENSKVDGILSVAPYYSRPGQRGIYEHFKAISESTDLNMLIYNIPYRTGINIENETLYKLSKLKNVVGMKDCSGDIKQSTEFLLNKPDDFSVLTGEDALFYTTLALGGDGGIMASASLRTKEFIDVFNLVKKNDLKAALVKWKQLYKFIPMLFSEPNPTPLKYCLKELGLIDSDEVRLPLVNITDDLKKELDRILK
- a CDS encoding ammonium transporter — translated: MNINLGDCAFILISSALVFFMTPGLAFFYGGMVRRKNVLNTIMNSFFICGLASVLWVIIGYSLSFGTDFHGIIGGFNFIGLNGVGAEVNADYASNIPQLLFAIFQMMFSIITPALITGALTGRMKFSALFIFITIWLIVVYYPLAHMVWGVGGFLKELGALDFAGGNVVHISSGISALVACIMLGKRRGYGMVSYKPHNIPLVVLGSSILWFGWFGFNAGSALSASPLAAHAFMTTNTSAGAAMLTWMLIEKVKHGKPTLLGAATGCVVGLVAITPGAGFVPIWSSIIIGALVSPICFLFMGKIKNKFGYDDSLDAFGCHGIGGVWGGIATGIFTNKSVNDVATWNGLIYGDYHLFVAQIISIVFTIVFAGVMTFIIIKVIKLFMDIRVGQHEEASGLDVCEHGESAYPAFNGLD
- a CDS encoding P-II family nitrogen regulator; amino-acid sequence: MKRIEAIIRPEKLVEIKDALKKNKINGVTISQVMGCGQQHGWKEYYRGSEVITNVLPKIEVKIVIEDERLEEVIKLISEVARTGEVGDGKIFVTNIEECVRIRTGERGNSAI